The Drosophila gunungcola strain Sukarami unplaced genomic scaffold, Dgunungcola_SK_2 000251F, whole genome shotgun sequence genome window below encodes:
- the LOC128266055 gene encoding uncharacterized protein LOC128266055, with product MDKTLEEEEALLDAAIRVAEKKKILAGLMKNVDKTTDDLQMVMHLVSPFSATENEEALKWILNFERVCRDINTCTNFQLRCVRMLMKSGTDADLFVSVDRSNTYDEFKTNFIKTFGRGSSTADIVLLLKETMFNPAKNTVMGYILLMEEIAMRANIDEKLTVQFVIDGFRDRSANIAILYTATTIAQLKELAWKYGNLRKKSHNFPQRMENTGGDRKTVRCYNCSAYGHYASSCTAPKREKGSCFRCGSLQHMLKDCQQKPASDPRVVGAANNQPIRDDEEEPNMFIPIFNQRH from the exons ATGGACAAGACAttggaagaagaagaagcactGCTTGACGCCGCCATAAGGGTTGCTGAGAAGAAGAAAATATTGGCCGGATTGATGAAAAACGTCGACAAAACGACAGATGACCTCCAAATGGTGATGCACCTCGTGAGCCCGTTTTCTGCCACTGAAAATGAGGAAGCCCTTAAGtggattttgaattttgagaGAGTCTGCAGAGATATCAACACATGTACAAATTTTCAACTGCGCTGCGTACGAATGTTGATGAAATCGGGTACAGATGCCGACTTGTTTGTGAGTGTTGATCGATCGAACACTTACGACGAATTTAAgacaaatttcataaaaacattCGGTCGTGGAAGCTCAACTGCTGATATTGTATTGCTGCTTAAGGAAACCATGTTCAACCCCGCGAAGAACACCGTTATGGGATACATACTTCTGATGGAGGAAATTGCTATGCGTGCAAATATTGACGAAAAATTGACAGTGCAGTTCGTCATTGATGGTTTTCGCGATCGTTCAGCCAATATCGCTATATTGtacacagcaacaacaatcgcaCAATTGAAGGAATTGGCTTGGAAGTATGGCAATCTAAGGAAGAAGTCACACAATTTTCCTCAGCGCATGGAAAATACTGGAGGAGATCGGAAAACAGTCCGGTGCTACAATTGCTCTGCTTATGGGCACTACGCTTCGTCGTGCACTGCGCCGAAACGCGAGAAGGGATCTTGTTTCCGTTGTGGATCCCTCCAACATATGCTAAAGGATTGTCAGCAGAAGCCAGCAAGTGATCCGAGAGTGGTGGGAGCAGCCAACAACCAGCCGATACGAGATGACGAAGAGGAGCCTAATATGTTTATTCCGATTTTTAACCAG Cgccattaa